In Asterias amurensis chromosome 4, ASM3211899v1, one genomic interval encodes:
- the LOC139936275 gene encoding WW domain-binding protein 4-like isoform X1 has product MATYWKSQPKHHCDFCKCWIADNKPSIDFHERGKRHKENVEKKLKDLRQKGHEQFKIQQTLDQDLIKMEQEALKKFKKDLENDPALAAEYRAKAVAAAASEAAAAKQKEGLLQAARKLHKQGLAKKQPEQANTSSTEKVTPSTAEATSKAVKSESDATSSSVETAAQCVWLEGTSPEGDTYYWNSVTGESQWEKPEDYIATDESTAFKNQGVEDAVNETTEQGEDKLVSSESDEEQDTGESDEEKKTVVADLKPAQASQKLLPPGTEAEKSEESDSDEESEEEPEKIETDKKPAKRKMNNPYGSWATIIPDNTPPVDLQLPTPDRPHFKPVVPQAAQFQPRERMKFKERTVTTLSTSSSSSSSSGQTSFKKRKFGGGGRSIRQRDSDT; this is encoded by the exons AT GGCTACTTACTGGAAGTCTCAGCCGAAGCATCATTGTGATTTCTGCAAGTGTTGGATAGCAGACAACAAACCT AGCATTGATTTCCATGAACGAGGCAAGCGACACAAAGAAAATGTGGAGAAGAAACTTAAAGATCTGCGCCAGAAAGGACATGAGCAGTTCAAAATCCAGCAGACACTGGACCAGGACTTGATCAAGATggaacaa GAGGCTCTTAAGAaattcaagaaagacttggaAAATGATCCAGCGCTCGCTGCAGAATACAGAGCTAAAGCTGTTGCTGCTGCGGCTAGTGAAGCTGCCGCAGCTAAACAGAAGGaag GGCTATTACAAGCAGCtagaaaactacacaaacaaGGGTTAGCCAAGAAGCAACCTGAACAGGCAAACACCAGTAGCACCGAAAAAGTCACGCCAAGTACAGCCGAAGCAACAAGCAAAGCAGTTAAATCTGAATCAGACGCTACCAGTTCATCAGTAGAGACAGCGGCACAGTGTGTGTGGCTTGAGGGAACAAGTCCTGAGGGAGATACATATTACTGGAATAGTGTGACTGGTG AGTCCCAGTGGGAGAAGCCAGAGGACTACATAGCAACAGACGAGTCAACTGCCTTCAAGAACCAAGGTGTAGAAGACGCAGTCAATGAAACAACCGAGCAAGGAGAGGACAAGCTGGTCAGCAGTGAATCGGATGAAGAGCAGGATACCGGTGAATCAGATGAAGAAAAG aAGACGGTGGTTGCTGATTTAAAACCAGCTCAGGCATCTCAGAAACTCCTGCCCCCTGGAACTGAAGCTGAAAAATCTGAAGAAAGTGACAgtgatgaagagagtgaagaaGAACCAGAGAAGATTGAGACTGACAAGAAACCAGCCAAAAGGAAAATGAACAACCCCTATGGCAGCTGGGCTACCATTATTCCAGATAACAC ACCTCCAGTAGACCTGCAGCTCCCCACGCCAGACCGGCCGCACTTCAAACCAGTGGTACCCCAAGCAGCACAATTTCAACCTAGAGAAAGAATGAAATTTAAAGAGCGTACTGTTACAACATTAtctacatcatcatcatcatcatcatcaagtgGACAGACGTCGTTTAAGAAAAGGAAGTTTGGAGGGGGTGGACGTTCCATTAGACAGAGAGACTCGGACACGTGA
- the LOC139936275 gene encoding uncharacterized protein isoform X2 codes for MATYWKSQPKHHCDFCKCWIADNKPSIDFHERGKRHKENVEKKLKDLRQKGHEQFKIQQTLDQDLIKMEQEALKKFKKDLENDPALAAEYRAKAVAAAASEAAAAKQKEGLLQAARKLHKQGLAKKQPEQANTSSTEKVTPSTAEATSKAVKSESDATSSSVETAAQCVWLEGTSPEGDTYYWNSVTGESQWEKPEDYIATDESTAFKNQGVEDAVNETTEQGEDKLVSSESDEEQDTGESDEEKTVVADLKPAQASQKLLPPGTEAEKSEESDSDEESEEEPEKIETDKKPAKRKMNNPYGSWATIIPDNTPPVDLQLPTPDRPHFKPVVPQAAQFQPRERMKFKERTVTTLSTSSSSSSSSGQTSFKKRKFGGGGRSIRQRDSDT; via the exons AT GGCTACTTACTGGAAGTCTCAGCCGAAGCATCATTGTGATTTCTGCAAGTGTTGGATAGCAGACAACAAACCT AGCATTGATTTCCATGAACGAGGCAAGCGACACAAAGAAAATGTGGAGAAGAAACTTAAAGATCTGCGCCAGAAAGGACATGAGCAGTTCAAAATCCAGCAGACACTGGACCAGGACTTGATCAAGATggaacaa GAGGCTCTTAAGAaattcaagaaagacttggaAAATGATCCAGCGCTCGCTGCAGAATACAGAGCTAAAGCTGTTGCTGCTGCGGCTAGTGAAGCTGCCGCAGCTAAACAGAAGGaag GGCTATTACAAGCAGCtagaaaactacacaaacaaGGGTTAGCCAAGAAGCAACCTGAACAGGCAAACACCAGTAGCACCGAAAAAGTCACGCCAAGTACAGCCGAAGCAACAAGCAAAGCAGTTAAATCTGAATCAGACGCTACCAGTTCATCAGTAGAGACAGCGGCACAGTGTGTGTGGCTTGAGGGAACAAGTCCTGAGGGAGATACATATTACTGGAATAGTGTGACTGGTG AGTCCCAGTGGGAGAAGCCAGAGGACTACATAGCAACAGACGAGTCAACTGCCTTCAAGAACCAAGGTGTAGAAGACGCAGTCAATGAAACAACCGAGCAAGGAGAGGACAAGCTGGTCAGCAGTGAATCGGATGAAGAGCAGGATACCGGTGAATCAGATGAAGAAAAG ACGGTGGTTGCTGATTTAAAACCAGCTCAGGCATCTCAGAAACTCCTGCCCCCTGGAACTGAAGCTGAAAAATCTGAAGAAAGTGACAgtgatgaagagagtgaagaaGAACCAGAGAAGATTGAGACTGACAAGAAACCAGCCAAAAGGAAAATGAACAACCCCTATGGCAGCTGGGCTACCATTATTCCAGATAACAC ACCTCCAGTAGACCTGCAGCTCCCCACGCCAGACCGGCCGCACTTCAAACCAGTGGTACCCCAAGCAGCACAATTTCAACCTAGAGAAAGAATGAAATTTAAAGAGCGTACTGTTACAACATTAtctacatcatcatcatcatcatcatcaagtgGACAGACGTCGTTTAAGAAAAGGAAGTTTGGAGGGGGTGGACGTTCCATTAGACAGAGAGACTCGGACACGTGA